The Brachionichthys hirsutus isolate HB-005 chromosome 8, CSIRO-AGI_Bhir_v1, whole genome shotgun sequence genome contains a region encoding:
- the zc3h10 gene encoding zinc finger CCCH domain-containing protein 10, whose translation MPDRDNPYLSGGAGSEEGGPGSGLGGGSAEGRGAPGGSVGGNVSGSGRMGGGGALGNGNGCGGGGGGGGGGQDAELGLDGVCRDFIRNVCKRGKRCRFRHPYFSEVQDLGVKKNEFVFCHDHQNKECMRPSCRFVHGSKEDEDYYKKSGELPLRLRGKVAARLGLSPMDLPHSRGEVPICRDFLKGECQRGNKCKFRHVQKDYEYDPSVFGVGGAVGPGSSVIVNAGGVAGVAGGSNCAGIQGLVGGGGGSNLMGMGCPSLGGAGMGVGAGGMSGCLSLGAAGQRRFDRSACSAYDPLLEGGMFDPGSLEASMDHAALQLKRRRLEGLRFADGSGGGLYDLGGVQASFPLRPLEYRFLEEENALLRKRVEELKKQVSNLLATNEVLLEQNAQFRSQTKVMTLSSTPAPPEQILVPPVGAISYNHGIAQTHTTLSSAGLQPRPVSQQDLVVSAGAPAAPPTNAAPPTAPLPHLNPEITPLSAAIAQTIAQGMAPPVSMAPVAVSVAPVAVSMTQPLPGITMSHATAPMGTYPIASQSMRITTLPH comes from the exons ATGCCTGACCGGGACAACCCCTACCTGTCAGGTGGTGCTGGGAGTGAGGAAGGAGGACCCGGGTCCGGTTTAGGAGGAGGCTCGGCGGAGGGCAGAGGGGCTCCAGGAGGAAGTGTCGGCGGCAACGTCTCCGGATCGGGGCGCATGGGGGGCGGAGGGGCACTCGGCAATGGTAatggctgtggaggaggaggcggcggcggcgggggggggcaagatgCAGAACTGGGATTGGACGGCGTCTGCAGGGACTTCATCCGTAACGTGTGCAAGCGGGGGAAGCGCTGCCGCTTCAGACACCCCTACTTCAGCGAGGTGCAGGACTTGGGGGTGAAGAAGAACGAATTCGTCTTCTGTCACGACCATCAGAATAAGGAGTGCATGCGCCCCAGCTGCCGCTTCGTGCACGGCTCCAAGGAGGACGAGGACTACTACAAGAAAAGCGGCGAGCTGCCCCTCAGGCTCCGAGGCAAGGTCGCCGCGCGGCTGGGCCTGTCCCCCATGGACCTCCCCCACAGCCGCGGGGAGGTCCCCATCTGCAGGGACTTCCTGAAGGGGGAGTGCCAAAGGGGCAACAAGTGTAAATTCCGTCACGTCCAGAAAGACTACGAATACGATCCTTCCGTGTTCGGAGTGGGCGGCGCCGTGGGTCCGGGTTCCAGCGTCATCGTGAAtgccgggggggtcgcgggggttGCAGGAGGCAGCAACTGTGCGGGGATTCAGGGACTTGTgggaggcggcggcgggagTAATCTGATGGGGATGGGCTGCCCCAGCCTGGGCGGGGCAGGAATGGGGGTCGGCGCGGGCGGGATGAGCGGCTGCCTCTCCTTAGGCGCCGCGGGCCAGCGGCGCTTCGACAGGAGCGCGTGCTCGGCGTACGACCCGCTGCTCGAGGGCGGGATGTTCGACCCCGGCTCCCTGGAGGCCTCCATGGACCACGCCGCTCTGCAGCTGAAGAGACGGCGGCTGGAGGGGCTGCGCTTCGCCGACGGGAGCGGAGGCGGCCTTTATGATCTGGGGGGGGTCCAAGCCAGCTTCCCGTTGCGGCCTCTGGAGTACCggttcctggaggaggagaacgccCTCCTGAGGAAGagggtggaggagctgaagaagcag GTTTCTAATCTCCTCGCCACAAACGAGGTTCTTCTGGAGCAGAACGCGCAGTTCCGAAGCCAAACCAAGGTGATGACGCTGTCCTCCACCCCGGCCCCCCCCGAGCAGATCTTGGTGCCCCCCGTGGGGGCGATAAGCTACAATCACGGAATCGCCCAGACTCACACCACCCTGAGCAGCGCCGGGCTGCAGCCTCGCCCCGTCTCTCAGCAGGACTTGGTCGTTTCTGCGGGCGCCCCGGCCGCCCCCCCGACCAACGCTGCCCCGCCCACCGCCCCCCTGCCCCACCTCAACCCCGAGATCACCCCGCTTTCAGCTGCCATTGCGCAGACCATTGCCCAGGGGATGGCGCCGCCTGTTTCCATGGCGCCGGTGGCGGTGTCCGTGGCGCCGGTGGCCGTTTCCATGACGCAGCCTCTGCCGGGCATCACCATGAGTCACGCCACCGCCCCCATGGGGACGTACCCCATCGCAAGTCAAAGCATGAGGATCACCACGCTGCCTCATTAA